A genome region from Maridesulfovibrio salexigens DSM 2638 includes the following:
- a CDS encoding NAD-dependent succinate-semialdehyde dehydrogenase, with product MAIQSTNPMTGKVEKSFDEYSSAETSAILNSVADAYSTWKLSSLEQRADCLRNLAVLLRERADHFAELMAAEMGKPLKSGRAEVLKSATVCDFYADNGAAMLASEPKTVDGMQCSVEYAPMGTVLAVMPWNYPVWQVLRIAVPTLMAGNTMLLKHAPNVPQCALAIEELFRESMFPENVFRTLIVGTGQVEDVLAEDSVIGVCLTGSVRAGRAVAALAGAHLKRSVMELGGSDAFVVLADADLDKAAATGAESRCSNAGQACIAAKRFIVHNDVYDEFVGKLKERMESVPMGNPLDENTVMGPMASHQFRDNLIGQVNSCLKAGGKVVCGGEVPEAEGAFYPPTIITDVPFESQAGRDEIFGPVALVFRAESEEKAMEMANDSAFGLGGSVWTSDVEKGLRLARQIEAGLVYVNGRVSSRPPLPFGGVKNSGYGRELSTYGIREFVNVKSVCIG from the coding sequence ATGGCTATTCAGAGTACCAACCCGATGACCGGAAAGGTCGAAAAAAGTTTTGATGAATATAGCTCCGCTGAAACTTCCGCTATTTTAAACTCAGTTGCGGATGCTTATTCAACTTGGAAATTAAGTTCCCTTGAGCAGCGTGCGGATTGCCTTCGCAACTTGGCTGTTCTCCTCCGTGAACGAGCAGACCATTTTGCAGAACTTATGGCTGCTGAGATGGGTAAGCCGCTTAAGTCGGGCAGGGCAGAAGTGCTTAAGTCCGCAACTGTCTGCGATTTTTATGCTGACAACGGTGCTGCCATGCTCGCAAGTGAGCCGAAAACAGTTGACGGTATGCAGTGTTCCGTGGAGTACGCCCCTATGGGCACTGTACTGGCCGTGATGCCTTGGAACTACCCCGTCTGGCAGGTTTTGCGTATTGCCGTACCCACTCTTATGGCAGGCAACACAATGCTTTTGAAGCATGCTCCCAACGTACCACAGTGCGCTCTGGCTATTGAAGAGCTCTTCCGCGAATCTATGTTCCCTGAAAATGTTTTTAGGACATTAATCGTCGGTACCGGGCAAGTTGAAGACGTGCTGGCAGAAGACTCTGTTATCGGCGTCTGCCTGACCGGTAGTGTCCGGGCAGGGCGTGCGGTTGCCGCTTTAGCCGGAGCACATCTCAAAAGATCTGTCATGGAACTGGGCGGAAGCGATGCCTTTGTAGTTCTTGCTGATGCTGATCTGGACAAGGCAGCAGCTACTGGTGCTGAATCCCGCTGTTCCAACGCTGGACAGGCTTGCATTGCCGCAAAGCGTTTCATTGTCCACAATGACGTTTATGACGAGTTCGTTGGCAAGCTGAAAGAACGTATGGAATCTGTGCCTATGGGTAATCCTCTGGATGAGAATACCGTCATGGGTCCCATGGCTTCACATCAGTTCCGCGACAATTTAATCGGTCAGGTAAATAGCTGCCTTAAAGCCGGTGGAAAGGTTGTTTGCGGTGGGGAAGTACCTGAAGCTGAAGGTGCTTTTTATCCCCCGACTATCATCACTGACGTTCCTTTTGAAAGTCAGGCTGGACGCGATGAAATATTTGGACCTGTAGCCCTTGTTTTCCGGGCTGAAAGCGAAGAAAAGGCCATGGAAATGGCTAATGACAGCGCATTCGGTCTTGGCGGTTCTGTATGGACTAGTGATGTTGAGAAAGGTTTGCGTCTTGCTCGACAGATTGAAGCCGGGCTGGTCTATGTGAACGGACGTGTAAGCAGCCGTCCTCCGTTACCCTTCGGAGGGGTTAAGAATTCAGGCTACGGTCGTGAGCTTTCGACCTACGGAATTCGTGAGTTCGTGAACGTTAAGTCTGTTTGTATTGGATAG
- the aroE gene encoding shikimate dehydrogenase, with product MDVFKPEKLFGIIGHPLGHTMSPLLHNWGFAEHKIPAVYMAWPTEPEKVESFMQTFRNLPISGASVTIPHKLSVMDYIDQLTERAESVGAVNTLYWDGDKIVGDNTDAAGVSEPLRPYSDQIKKALLIGAGGAARAAITGLQSLGIKEIFITNRTKSKADDLAAEFKISALDWDARGDQHLDLIVNSTSLGMSGKFEEINPMIMENQDKNTIIFDLVYNPLETVLIRKAKSKGCTVIHGIEMFVHQGLEQFRLWTGIKLDEKKARELLLEKL from the coding sequence ATGGATGTATTCAAGCCTGAAAAGCTTTTTGGAATTATCGGGCACCCTCTCGGACATACAATGAGTCCCCTGCTGCACAATTGGGGCTTTGCAGAGCACAAAATTCCGGCAGTTTACATGGCTTGGCCCACTGAACCGGAAAAGGTTGAAAGTTTCATGCAGACTTTCAGAAATCTGCCTATTTCAGGTGCCAGCGTAACAATTCCGCACAAACTTTCCGTAATGGACTACATTGATCAGCTAACCGAACGTGCAGAGTCCGTCGGAGCAGTGAATACCCTGTATTGGGACGGTGATAAAATAGTGGGAGACAATACTGATGCAGCAGGCGTATCAGAACCTCTGCGTCCTTATTCTGATCAGATAAAAAAAGCTCTTCTGATCGGAGCTGGCGGTGCCGCTCGCGCTGCGATCACAGGACTTCAGTCATTGGGCATCAAGGAAATTTTTATTACCAACCGCACTAAATCAAAAGCAGATGATCTCGCTGCTGAATTCAAAATATCAGCCCTTGATTGGGACGCTCGTGGCGATCAACACTTAGATCTTATCGTGAATTCAACCTCGCTGGGCATGTCTGGAAAATTTGAAGAGATCAACCCCATGATCATGGAGAATCAGGATAAGAACACCATCATCTTTGATCTGGTCTACAACCCCCTGGAGACTGTTTTGATCCGAAAAGCTAAATCCAAAGGCTGCACCGTAATCCACGGAATTGAGATGTTTGTCCATCAGGGGCTGGAACAGTTCAGATTATGGACGGGAATTAAACTTGATGAGAAGAAAGCGCGGGAGCTTTTGTTGGAGAAGTTATAA
- a CDS encoding 2-oxoacid:acceptor oxidoreductase family protein, whose product MSKYLDSIIAGFGGQGVMLIGNLLAYSGMNAGLNVTYIPVYGPEMRGGTANCTVVLSDDEIGSPIIRTPHSLIIMNRPSLDKFQPMLMDDGIQIVNSSLIDAELVDNERIKSYMVPCNDIADKLGNTRLANMVALGAFIKATGIMDLQAVIDSLENVISAHYHHLIPKNAEALKAGAEAI is encoded by the coding sequence ATGAGCAAATACCTCGACAGCATCATTGCCGGATTCGGCGGACAGGGCGTTATGCTCATCGGTAACCTGCTGGCCTACTCAGGTATGAATGCCGGACTGAATGTAACCTACATTCCGGTATACGGACCTGAAATGCGCGGCGGTACCGCGAACTGCACAGTCGTACTTTCTGACGACGAAATCGGTTCCCCGATCATCCGCACTCCGCACAGCCTGATCATCATGAACCGTCCTTCTCTGGATAAATTCCAGCCCATGCTCATGGATGACGGTATCCAGATCGTCAACTCCTCTCTTATTGATGCAGAGCTGGTAGATAACGAGCGCATCAAATCCTACATGGTGCCCTGCAACGATATCGCCGACAAACTCGGAAATACACGCTTGGCAAACATGGTAGCACTCGGTGCCTTCATCAAGGCAACCGGAATCATGGACCTGCAGGCAGTCATCGACTCCCTCGAAAACGTGATCTCCGCCCACTACCACCACCTCATCCCCAAAAACGCTGAAGCCCTCAAAGCAGGCGCTGAAGCTATCTAA
- a CDS encoding thiamine pyrophosphate-dependent enzyme: MSEQEILAFDKADAIVDVPTHYCPGCQHGIAHRLAGELLSEMGLTENTLLVTSIGCSVFLYNYLNVDSVEAPHGRAPAVATGVKRARGDKFVLSYQGDGDLASIGMAEIMHCANRGEKVSIIFVNNTVYGMTGGQMAPTTMEGQKTTTSPNGRDPMKEGQAIKMAEIIASLGGTAYAARVALNNVKNIRKAKKAMKKAFEVQQQGLGFGFIELLATCPTNWRMTPVQANERVESEMIPYFPLGVYKDVTAED, translated from the coding sequence ATGAGCGAACAAGAAATTCTCGCCTTTGATAAGGCTGACGCTATTGTTGACGTTCCCACCCACTACTGTCCCGGCTGCCAGCACGGTATCGCCCACAGACTTGCGGGTGAACTGCTCAGCGAAATGGGCCTGACCGAAAATACCCTTCTGGTCACCTCCATCGGCTGTTCCGTATTCCTCTACAACTACCTCAACGTAGACAGTGTGGAAGCTCCGCACGGTCGCGCACCGGCAGTTGCAACAGGTGTAAAACGTGCCCGCGGTGACAAGTTCGTACTCTCCTATCAGGGTGACGGCGACCTCGCATCCATCGGTATGGCTGAAATTATGCATTGCGCAAACCGTGGTGAAAAAGTCTCCATCATCTTCGTAAACAACACTGTTTACGGTATGACCGGCGGACAGATGGCCCCCACAACCATGGAAGGCCAGAAAACCACAACCTCCCCCAATGGACGTGATCCAATGAAGGAAGGTCAGGCTATCAAGATGGCTGAAATCATCGCTTCCCTCGGTGGTACCGCATATGCCGCACGCGTGGCCCTGAACAATGTGAAGAACATTCGTAAGGCCAAGAAAGCTATGAAGAAGGCTTTCGAAGTGCAGCAGCAGGGACTCGGCTTCGGTTTTATCGAACTGCTGGCAACCTGCCCCACCAACTGGAGAATGACCCCGGTTCAGGCGAATGAAAGGGTTGAATCTGAAATGATTCCCTATTTCCCGCTGGGTGTTTACAAAGACGTAACCGCGGAGGACTAA
- a CDS encoding 3-methyl-2-oxobutanoate dehydrogenase subunit VorB — protein MTKTGEKLFIKGNEAISRGAIAAGLKCYFGYPITPQNDIPEYMSGELPKVGGEFVQAESEVAAANMLIGAAAAGERCMTSSSSPGVSLKQEAISYLAGSQLPAVIVNMNRGGPGLGDIGPSQGDYFQATKGGGHGDYRTLVLAPGTCQECYDLVIEAFDLAFKYRNPVMILGDAIVGQMKEPVVTWTPEERNAEEGAEWRIEGAKGRDHRIIKSLFLTEGSLAGHNMALQAKYDDMAKNTKQELFETEDAELIVVAYGSIGRIVKSTVRKLRAQGHKVGLFRPITLYPFPSEELNKLAKQGKKFLTIEHNLGQMVEDVRLSIRTVIDSDFFGFMPGNLPTPDDFEEPILKSLGGK, from the coding sequence ATGACTAAGACTGGCGAAAAGCTTTTCATTAAAGGCAACGAGGCTATCTCCCGCGGCGCTATTGCAGCCGGACTTAAATGTTATTTCGGTTACCCTATCACCCCCCAGAACGATATTCCGGAATACATGTCCGGCGAACTGCCGAAAGTCGGTGGTGAATTCGTTCAGGCTGAAAGTGAAGTAGCTGCAGCAAATATGCTTATCGGCGCTGCTGCTGCCGGCGAACGCTGCATGACTTCTTCCTCCAGCCCGGGTGTATCCCTCAAACAGGAAGCCATCTCCTACCTCGCAGGTAGCCAGCTTCCCGCGGTAATCGTCAACATGAACCGTGGTGGACCGGGTCTCGGCGACATCGGCCCCAGTCAGGGTGACTATTTTCAGGCAACCAAAGGCGGCGGACACGGTGACTACCGTACTCTCGTCCTCGCTCCCGGTACCTGCCAGGAATGCTACGATCTGGTTATCGAAGCTTTCGACCTTGCTTTCAAATACCGCAACCCGGTTATGATCCTCGGTGATGCCATTGTCGGTCAGATGAAAGAGCCGGTTGTAACTTGGACTCCCGAAGAAAGGAACGCGGAAGAAGGAGCCGAATGGCGCATTGAAGGTGCAAAGGGCCGTGATCACCGTATCATCAAATCCCTGTTCCTTACCGAAGGTTCCCTTGCAGGCCACAACATGGCACTGCAGGCCAAGTATGACGACATGGCAAAAAACACCAAGCAGGAACTCTTCGAAACTGAAGATGCTGAACTCATCGTAGTAGCCTACGGTTCCATCGGACGTATCGTAAAAAGCACAGTCCGCAAGCTGCGCGCACAGGGTCATAAGGTCGGTCTGTTCCGTCCCATCACCCTCTACCCCTTCCCCTCCGAAGAGCTGAACAAGCTCGCCAAGCAGGGCAAGAAATTCCTGACTATTGAACATAACCTCGGTCAGATGGTCGAAGACGTACGCCTTTCCATCCGCACCGTTATCGACAGTGATTTCTTCGGCTTCATGCCCGGAAACCTGCCTACCCCCGACGACTTCGAGGAGCCCATCCTCAAAAGCCTTGGAGGGAAATAG
- a CDS encoding 4Fe-4S binding protein, translated as MSRVEFLDERCKGCLLCTTVCPKEIIRQSDRFNQHGYKVAEVAAEDMEKCTGCTSCALICPDIAIRVYRTKKAKGE; from the coding sequence ATGTCACGAGTAGAATTTTTGGATGAACGGTGCAAGGGCTGTCTGCTTTGTACCACCGTCTGTCCAAAGGAAATCATAAGGCAATCCGACCGATTCAACCAGCACGGTTACAAAGTTGCTGAAGTCGCGGCTGAGGATATGGAAAAGTGTACCGGATGTACTTCCTGTGCGCTGATCTGTCCGGATATTGCTATCCGGGTTTACAGAACCAAAAAGGCCAAAGGAGAATAG